In Paramicrobacterium humi, the genomic stretch GGAACGGCGAGGCGATGCACAAGACGGATTACAAAGACCTCACGACGACACCGAGTGCGACGGCGTCCGCGACGAGCACGGCAGCCGCAAATGCCGCGCACCTCGCCGCTGCGCTGCGCGCGGAGAACTACCCGGTGCCCTCGTCGTGACGGGCGTGTGAGAGAGCGGTCGCGGCGTTTCTGGGGGCATTCCGACCGAACACACGAAGTGGCCCTCGCAGAGATGCGAGGGCCACTTTTCCATGCGGACTACTTGTCGAAGAGGTCGTCGGCGCCGTCCTTCACATCGCGACCGGCATCCTTGACGTCTTCCCCGACCTTCTTGGCCGTGGCCTTGGTCTGGTCGACGCGTCCTTCGTTCGCCATGCTCTCGTTGTCGGTCGCCTCGCCGATGCCTTCCTTGGCCTTGCCCTTCGCGTCTTCCGCAGCGTTACTGATCTTGTCTCCGAGACCCATGGTGAGCTCCTTTCGTGGATGAGCCTTCACGCTACGAGGGCGCGGAATCACCGACAAGGGGTTGACAGTGCCGGCGAGAAAGACGCTCGCGTGAAGCCGGAAGCCCGGCGTTACCACGCGCTTTCCAAGGGTGCCACCCCCTTGCCCGCACTCTCGGTCCGACCGAGCCTGGTTGGGCACCCGGGAAGCTTCCGGGACAACGCAGGGAGGACGCAATGGCTCAACTGGATCCCGTGGATCCGCTCGATCCGAAGAAGAACTCCGATCTCCCGTCGTCGCAGGCCAGCCGGGACGGCGATCCCACGAAAATGCGCAACCAGAAGGCGCTGCGCACCTCCAGCGGGCGCATCTGGCTGATCGTCGGCGCTCTGCTCGTCATCGCCTGTCTCGTCACGCTGCTGCCGATGATCGCGCTCGGCACCCCTGTGCCGGTCATCGCCTCGATCATCATCGTGCTGCTGTACGCGGGCATGTTCGTCGTGCGCTTCGTCGTCGACGACAGACGGAAGCGACTGTTCTGGCTCGCGGTGCTCTTCTGTCTTATCGCCGTCGTCGGCCTCATCGCCGTGATCATCCCGGCGTTCGCAGAACACTCACCCCTCTGACATCCGAAACACAACCAGAGAAGGAGACCACGATGGCCGAACGCGGAAGCTCGAAGCACGGTCCGAATCTTGACGACGAGCTCAAACACGAGACGAGCGGCATGGTGAACGGCACCCAGCCCGATCACGTCGAGGAATTCCGTCAGACCGAGGGCATGCCCGACGACACCGACAGCCAAGAGGTCGACGACGCCGCCCACATGAGGGGAAACGAAGTCGATGCCGACCTCCCATGGGAGAAGGAGGATGACGATGGCCGTTGAGCGAGAACTCCTGATCGACATCCTGCGCGACACGCAGCCGAAGTCGATGGTGTACATGAACTCGACGGTCGGCAACGAGAATCCCGAGGGCACGCGCGAGAACCGACGCAAGCGAGTTCGCGAAGGGCTGACACATGCCGGCGCGCCCC encodes the following:
- a CDS encoding CsbD family protein — protein: MGLGDKISNAAEDAKGKAKEGIGEATDNESMANEGRVDQTKATAKKVGEDVKDAGRDVKDGADDLFDK